In the genome of Aedes aegypti strain LVP_AGWG chromosome 2, AaegL5.0 Primary Assembly, whole genome shotgun sequence, the window CGCATTAAAAGTTCAGAGTAGGCAAAAAGGATAAAGATGATACGGCGTGGACAGGAATAAATGGCATCGGGTACAGCGATTGACTTCTGAGTATCGTTTGGCGTCATTCGGGGGTCGACAGTTCTAGGCAGTTCCTGGAGCGGGAGCCAAATTCAGCTGCTGCTGGTTGATGGCATGACCGGGCAGAGGGGCAACGTGGACAGCTCCGCGGGTGGCCGTTACTGAGGTGGCGACCGGTTCCGGAGCGGCTGGGGCATCAACGGCTACCACTGGAGCCGGAGCTGGAGCGGCAGCTGGCCATGCCCACGGATAGGCGGCATGAGGCCAAGCAGCGGGCCACGCGGCAGGCCATGGAGCCCATGGCCACGCGGGTTGAGCTTCAGCCACGAGGGCCAGAGCGAACACAACGAACAGGGCAGCGACCTGGGGAGGAGAAGAGTAGGAAATGAGGATTTTGGTTGAGAATATGAAACATTAAAACAATTCGTAACGTTTAAACTGTGTCCCCAAGGACTTGATTTAGTACAAACTGTATGCCCATTTTGTATACACTTTGTGTCCAAATACCTGCAACCTTGTTAAAatttcaacggcagaattttatttaatgggtgctcttcaagatatttctcaattcaataccctgatagctctatatttgtttttcctcttctagaaacctttCTACGAATGATTTGGTCCTAACCGACGCCAGTCACCtatgtagccaactggttacgcATACTGATTTTGAATGCGACCATGtgtctgttacatttcaaatatcccatggagCGATTCACAATCccatcagctccactttcaattgttttcgagccgactggaaaacatatgaagaaacaaaaattttgaaaataaaatttctcaatctgaattttgaaaaaaaaaaacttagaagcCAATACTGCCgttgaaatagaaaaataaactatatctaactaattgcgaaaaagctcaaaaacttgctatgtaaTTTGAATGCGCAATTTTAAAATAGGTTTCCCTAGTCCATTTGAAAATCAAGtaactca includes:
- the LOC110677060 gene encoding adult cuticle protein 1-like; protein product: MKVAALFVVFALALVAEAQPAWPWAPWPAAWPAAWPHAAYPWAWPAAAPAPAPVVAVDAPAAPEPVATSVTATRGAVHVAPLPGHAINQQQLNLAPAPGTA